From Arachis hypogaea cultivar Tifrunner chromosome 3, arahy.Tifrunner.gnm2.J5K5, whole genome shotgun sequence:
ttacgagtagcttggttgagacgcctgtaatcaatgcagaccctccaaacattctgtactctggttgctatgagctttccatgctcattcttcactgtagtgactccagacttcttgggcaccacttgcactgggctcatccattcactgtctgagatggggtagataatacctgcctctaatagtctggtcacttccttcttgacaacctctaaaatagtggggttcaatcttctttgtggttgacgaacaggtcttgctccttcttctaaaaatatcttgtgctcacaaacttgagggttgatgcctactatgtttgCTAAACTCCagccaattgctttcttgtgcttcctcagcacactaagtaactgctcttcctgctGAGAAGTGAGGTcctgtgcaatgataactggaaacttctgcttgtcctcgaggtaagcatatttgaggtgtggatggaggggtttcaattctaacttctgatcatggtctggctctggattatctggaactGGTGGCATTGGTAGAGTGCCTGCATTGTCCTCGGAATTCCCcatacttggaccttgtcctatgtacttatcttcaaactcttcctggtgaacttcagctacggtttcatctatgatgtcatactggaagatagaacgatcttctggagggtgcttcataactccattcagattgaagcttactactcggccgtctatttcaaaagagtatgtgcctacaaaagcatctaatttgaacttcgaggtcttcaagaaaggtcATCCGAGTAGGATAGacgatggcttctctgagtcattttggggcatctccaggatgtaaaaatcaatgggaaaagTGAGACCTTTAATGCCCAGTAATACATCtttagcaactccagccactgtaataatacttttatctgctaacacaaaacgagctgccgacctttttaagggagggagcctcaaaacatcatatacagataaaggcattatactaacacatgctcgtaaatcacacatgcagtcagaaaatatcacacctccaattgtacagttaaccatgcatggacctggatcactacatttttcaggtatatttcccattaaagcagatatagaacttcctaaagggatagtttctaattcattaattttgtctttatgtatgcacaaatcttttagaaactttgcatatttaggtacctgttgaatgacatcaaaaaggggaacagttacctcaacctttttgaatatttctaccattttgggatcaggttccaactacttcctgggcttccttgcaagttgtggaaatagaATAGGAACGGTGTCCTCTATAGTGTTTGCACCCTTTGTTGCTTCTTCCTGTAATTTGgtgtcttcttcttcagccatgtcttgcatgctcttttcttcttcaacatcttctatttccactacctcttcagctgaggtgtgttcagATGGAGTTGGCTCTTCCTGATttctctcttgcaatgtggttccggaccttagggtgatggcattaataccaccctttaggttgggtaatggttgagaggaaagtccaccagagcttgaggactggttgttggagttgttcattgatccaatctgtgagacaagggcttgcaaagTAGAATTCAAACCATTCAGAGTAGAAGTAAaattgttttccatggcctgttgtctccgatcaatggattgtagtaactcatcattaggagatgaagaggggtaagtgatctgagaggtctgctgagatgcttgaggctgtcttaaatgaggtgctctgtaggactAATTCTGATActgctgcctgaagttgttattgttattccacctctgatttctattattatctctgcctcctctgttataattGTCCCTCTaaccctggttagaattgtctctccaaccttggttagagttatcctgccatccttggttatagttgccaccttgattgtacccttgattggggcggtcatgaaagttatgagtggctgctacagtgttgtcttctggttggagttgcggacattcatcggtatagtgactgtaatctgcacagattctgcatactctttgtggaaccaactgctggTTGTGCtatggtggagaaggctgaacttgctgaggctgttattgattcagttgcatctgcttcagcaagttagtcatttcacataagctctgagctatagcagcagtctctttactagtggataccactgcaacagctcttgaccgactttgtctctgcctatgattcctagtagagtcaactaagtcactgatcaattgccatgcttcttccgtagtcttgtactttttcatagaaccattgctagcaccttctagtgtggtcctatcttgagatttcaaaccctgtgtaaagtagacgagcaacactatcttgtcaatcatatgatgggggcatgcgtctcGAAGATTATTAAAGcattccaagtattcatagagggtctcagattTATCCTGAACGATCATAGACATATCATTCCTCAGCTTATCggcaactttagttggaaagaatttatccagaaactctctcctaagtgtatcccagttggaaacagttgttacgggttgagtgtagtaccactctcttgcctttccctccagaGAAAACGGAAAGACTTTCAACAGAATAgagatttcatcagtgccatcacgcttaacagtagaacaagcagtctggaaatccctaagatgcttgataggctcttgagcaggtaagccatgaaacttgggcatcaagttgagtagtgaagactttatttcaaaatctacaactactgctgggtggtgtgcctgaaatggttggagcgtaaaatcaggggctccttcctcctggatagtgactcttctgggtgctgccatgtcacctgcacgtaaatgaactggatcagtagagagggagcttgtttcttccttagatgacggttcaggttcgtcctcaaagaggagtcgccgacgtcgagcttgccttatacgtgaaagagttctttcaatttcagggtcaAATACTAGCatgcttggatcaggaagtgaacgcgtcatttaacgaaagaaacgtacagctcatagtgatagaatgaaaagaaaaattgcaataaaaataaataccaatcaataaattagcacactgttgcaactccccggcaacggcgccaaaaattgatgcgagcagaaattggcgaattaaaaattattaaaatatatacgttgcaagtatagttcttaactcgccagaaatccacttatcaatttagaaaggtgtcacagaaatttaaaattaaaatactgggagtatgaatcccaggtcgtctcccaacgagttgcaaaaaagtgtgctattttattaatcagatgttttcaaaaaggtttgagttgagtaaacaggaatttaaattggagaatttgaataatgtaaataaaagccttgactgggagttgattagttggaagccccattattgttggattactctctagattaattgataattaaaggttatcctgtttagttatctcttactaggtaagagaaagtcaaacaagttagaatgctacgtccgttcacaagttgcaacccacttaattaaaagggattggtgttagtgactagagggcaatccaacaataaacccaattacaatctttcttttaagccttccaactcaagggctcccttcaatcaactccccatcaagttagggaactactcgctcattgtgaatgtaaaattcataacgtatgaaaaggaattaaagaaagacattgtaaataaaaatcaaaataatcaattaaaaataaaagtaatccgtgtattaaataatcctaaaaatattccaatggtaaaattaaacaaagcaaaggacatggaagagtaaagccaagtaaagaaaacgaactagaatgacgaagtcttgatgaggtaataactcttctcagtatcccaatgcaaaaagtggtagaaaaataaaatcctaagaactatgaatgtgtagagagaaaaacctagaggaggagtaaaaactagatctaaaactaaaactgtgtagaatgaatgttatccctggtttctgcatgttctctggctctagtctgctgttctgggccgaaaactgggtcaaaatagggtccaaaattgccccccagcgaattctgcagattatgcagatcgtgcacgtcacgcgatcgcatcatccatgcggacgcgtcattcgcgtttttccctgccacgtgttcgcgtcgtccacgcttccgcatcacttgtgcttttccaatccacgcggtcgcgttagCCATGTAgctgcgtcactgcgatttctcctctttcgcgtgaacgcgtgagtcacgcggccgcgtcacttctcactggttatctcctcaatttctcatgttccttccatttttgctagcttcctttccaatctccaactcattcatgccctataaagcctgaaacacttaacacacagattacagcatcgaatggaataaaggagaattaaaatgcataattaaaagtcactaggaagcagttttcaatcatgtaattatttcaggaaggaaatataaatgcatgctaaattaatgaataagtgggtaaggatcatgataaaaccacacaattaaacacaatataaaccataaaatagtggtttatcaaatgcacctgctgttttcatggattacatgaacaaagtctttcatccctttttggacaaattcgtggtggttttcatagacAACATCTTGGTTTACTCTAAGACGGCGAAGGAGCATGAGGAACACTTAAGGATTGTGTTGCAAATCTTAAAGGAgcggaagttatatgctaagttgTCCAAGTGCGAGTTTTGGAAGGAGGAAGTGAAATTCTTAAGCCatgtggtgagcaaaggaggaataGCTGTAGATCCTTCTAAGATGGAAGcagtgatggaatgggaaagaccgaCGACTGTGATGGAAGTTAGAAGCTTTTTGAGCTTAGCCAGATATTACTGTAGATTCATTGAAGGATTCTCCCGGATTGCACTACCACTGACAAAGTTGACAAAGAAGGAAGTGCCATTTGTATGGACGTTGAAGTGTAAAGAGAGTTTTAAAACTTTGAAGCAGAAGTTAACTTCAGCACCTGTTTTAATCTTGTCGGAACCGCATGAACCATTCGAAGTGTACTGTAATGCTTCCTTGTAGGGTCtgggttgcgtgttgatgcaacaccggaatGTGGTGGCTTACACATCACGTTAGCTGATACCGCATGAGGTGAACTACCTAACTCATGATTTGGAATTAgcggcgattgtgtttgcattgaagatttggagacaccaTTTGTACGGAGTAAGGTTTAGCGTCTTTTCTGATtataagagtctcaagtacaactttgatcagaaagagcttaatatgcatcagaggaggtggatggagttgcttAAGGACTATAATTTTGAACTGAGTTATCATCCTGGAAAGGTGAATGTGGTAGTAGACGCATTGAGTCAGAGATCTTTAACCATAGCTTGGATGCGGATCAAGGAAGAGGAGTTAGTGgataagtttgtggatcttaagcTAGATATTAGTGAAGTTTCCGGAAGAGCTTATTTGAATCAATTACAGATCTCAAGTACGTTTAAGACGGAGATTCAGAGGGCTTAGCAAAATGAGCAAAAGCTTCAGCAACTATTTCAACCAGTTGGTGAGAAGAGGCTTGGAGAATTCATCAAGGATGATGAAGGATTATGGAGGTACAAAGGGAGAATTTGCATATCGGATGTCGGAAGTTTGAGACAAGACTTGTTGTCAGAAGCTTATAACAGTGGGTTTTCCATTCATCTCGGAAGCACGAAGATGTGTTATGACTTAAAGAAGATGTGCTGGTGGCCTGGGATGAAAGGTGATATGGCTACAGTGGTATCCAAGTGTTTGACATTGTAGAAAGTAAAGATAGAGCATCAGAAACCGTCGGGGATGGTATAGCCACTTGACATTCCTCAGTGGAAATGGGAAGGaattgcaatggattttgtgaccgAGTTACCAAGGACTAGGTTGGGATTTAATGCGGTTTGCgtgatcgtggatcgcttaaccaaatccgcTTATTTTCTTCCTTTCCGAGTAAACTGTTCTATGGAAGAGTTAGCAAGATTGTACATTAAGGAAATAGTCAGGTTGCACGGTGTGCCGTCGAGCATAGTGTCAGATCGTGATCCTCGATTCACGTCaagattttggggagctttccaaagaACTTTCGGTATGAAGCTGTGTCTCAGTACAACATATCACTCACAAATAGATGGACAGTCAGAAAGGATTATTCAGACATTGGAGGATCTACTGAAAGCATGTGTATTGGATCAACCCGGAAGTTGGGAccgttacatgccattggtggagtttgtgTACAATAATAGCTTTCATGtgagcattgggatggctccgtatgaggccttgtatggacgGAAGTGCCAATCTCAACTTTGTTGGTATGAATCGGGTGAAGTAAGCGTCTTGGGTCCTAATTTGGTAGTAGAAACTACTGAGAACATTAAGAAGATTCGTGCAAGGATGTTAACTGCTCAGAGTCGACAGAAGAGTTATGCAGACCAGAGAAGGAAACCGTTAGATTTGAAGTGGGAGAACATGTATTCCTGAGGGTTACACAGACAGCTGGGATTGGAAGAACAATTAAGACCAAGAAGTTGAATCCGAGGTTCATCGGACCGTTCGAGATTCTAAGACGATTCGGACCGGTGGCATATCAAGTAGCCTTGCCACCTCACTTGTCTAACTTGCATGATGTATTCCACGTGTCACAGCTCCACAAGTACACGTCGGATGTGGTTCATGTGTTGGAGCCTGAATCGGTCGAGTTAAGGGAAAATTTGACCTTCCAAGTGACGCCAGTGAGAATCAACGACAATAGTGTGAAGAAGCTGTGAGGAAAGGAAGTTTCATTGGTTAACGTTGCTTGGGAGCGAGTAGGAGTTGAAGAGCATACTTGGGAATTGGAGTCTGAGATGTGAAAAGATCATCCCGAGGTATTCTCAGGTAATCactaaattttgagggcaaaatttcttatttggtggggagaatgtaagaattgagcttaattaatcatttaattaagtaattaatattgcccaaacTAGATTCTGAAAAGTtggagtgagaatttgaggatttaaatgtaatttttggactcagtaggtttttctgagttagaaaacGTGTTTTCTGCAAAAAACCATGAAAAACTGCAAACTGGCAGTcgaactggttgaaccggtttaagTCTGCCCGGTGCTgccaagaaaaagtgaaaacagtcaaaaaccttagaaaaatattagaagtcaaaaatcgggctttaattttaaaggtttggcccgaagttaggccaaacggactaaaaacgctaacgagttggaccgggcccaagtttgGCCCAAGCCTAACATATATAAGGG
This genomic window contains:
- the LOC112777831 gene encoding uncharacterized mitochondrial protein AtMg00860-like — encoded protein: MVSKDPSTARSSDNSENSIPVKDNILVYSKTAKEHEEHLRIVLQILKERKLYAKLSKCEFWKEEVKFLSHVVSKGGIAVDPSKMEAVMEWERPTTVMEVRSFLSLARYYCRFIEGFSRIALPLTKLTKKEVPFVWTLKWSGLRVDATPECGGLHITLADTA